From the genome of Haloarcula limicola, one region includes:
- a CDS encoding ArsR/SmtB family transcription factor, translating into MSLLPSRDPAVPDAEPRVIGVDSEDADDVLSALSSETARNLLAALNREPAPPAELADRVDTSLQNAQYHLKKLEKAGAVEVVDTAYSEKGREMDVFAPANQPLVICAGDEKETSGLRAAISNLLGGLAVVGLTALFVQQLFGRGLGTFFGPTIRSGSGDTGGVDPSFYIENGTVADGGTPYAVDAASQGGADAVAGLPPGLAFFAGGAFVLFALGAIWYARR; encoded by the coding sequence ATGTCGTTGCTGCCCTCTCGGGACCCGGCAGTGCCCGACGCGGAACCTCGGGTCATCGGGGTCGATAGCGAGGACGCGGACGACGTCTTGTCGGCGCTCTCATCGGAGACCGCTCGTAACCTCCTGGCGGCGCTCAACCGCGAGCCGGCGCCGCCGGCGGAGTTAGCAGACCGTGTCGATACCTCCCTCCAGAACGCACAGTACCACCTGAAAAAGCTCGAAAAGGCCGGTGCCGTCGAGGTCGTCGACACGGCTTACTCCGAGAAGGGCCGGGAGATGGACGTCTTCGCGCCCGCGAACCAGCCGCTGGTCATCTGCGCTGGCGACGAGAAGGAGACCTCCGGGCTCCGGGCCGCGATCTCGAACCTGCTGGGCGGGCTCGCAGTCGTCGGTCTGACGGCCCTCTTCGTTCAGCAGCTGTTCGGGCGGGGTCTCGGGACGTTCTTCGGCCCCACGATCCGGAGCGGCAGCGGAGACACGGGCGGCGTCGACCCGAGCTTCTACATCGAGAACGGGACCGTCGCCGACGGCGGGACGCCGTACGCGGTCGACGCCGCCTCGCAGGGCGGTGCCGACGCCGTCGCCGGCTTGCCGCCCGGCCTCGCCTTCTTCGCCGGCGGCGCGTTCGTCCTCTTCGCGCTGGGCGCGATCTGGTACGCGCGCCGATAG
- a CDS encoding DUF7521 family protein — protein sequence MDPALATVLVVITSAVVLVLGGVVTHLAYRAARRSGSPVMRRFAVGFGLVTLGLLLGGGVHQMLGWGFLDGVLVQRVVTALGFGLLVHSLYSHADPESASRS from the coding sequence ATGGACCCGGCACTCGCGACCGTCCTCGTGGTGATAACCAGCGCCGTCGTGTTGGTCCTCGGCGGCGTCGTCACCCACCTCGCCTACCGAGCGGCCCGCCGGAGCGGATCGCCGGTCATGCGGCGGTTCGCCGTCGGATTCGGGCTCGTCACCCTCGGCCTCCTGCTGGGCGGCGGCGTCCACCAGATGCTCGGCTGGGGGTTTCTGGACGGCGTCCTCGTCCAACGCGTGGTGACGGCGCTGGGATTCGGCCTGCTCGTCCACTCGCTGTACAGCCACGCCGATCCCGAGTCCGCGTCGAGGTCGTGA
- a CDS encoding YccF domain-containing protein — MSDQPALFVRALWFLLVGWWATGIWLSVAWLLNITIIGIPLGIWMINQVPMLLSLKRRDPLVEKRVGGGQYPLVVRAVWFLLVGWWASGVWTGVAYTLTLTVVGIPLAVWMYNQLPYVVSLYRY, encoded by the coding sequence ATGAGCGACCAACCCGCCCTCTTCGTTCGCGCCCTCTGGTTCCTACTGGTGGGGTGGTGGGCGACCGGCATCTGGCTCTCCGTCGCCTGGCTGTTGAACATCACTATCATCGGCATTCCGCTGGGTATCTGGATGATAAATCAGGTGCCGATGCTACTGTCGCTGAAGCGCCGCGATCCGCTCGTCGAGAAGCGAGTCGGCGGCGGACAGTACCCGCTCGTCGTTCGCGCGGTGTGGTTCCTGCTGGTCGGCTGGTGGGCCAGCGGCGTCTGGACCGGCGTCGCCTACACGCTGACGCTGACCGTCGTCGGTATCCCGCTGGCCGTCTGGATGTACAACCAACTGCCCTACGTGGTCTCGCTGTATCGCTACTGA
- the serB gene encoding phosphoserine phosphatase SerB, translating into MLIAFDFDGTLSDSEMTVLLGKRNGTAQDMADITERAMNDEIEYAESLRQRCALLEDLPDEEAQAAFDEVELRPGAGEVIEALREAGHYVAVLTGGFERGVEAALAKEGVEVDAIVANRLPVADGKLTGEVEGPLIEGTKDDALEVATAITGEDRDRTVAVGDGANDLPMLEVAELAIGFEPKPAVAPSCDVTVSTMEELYDLLEERDIL; encoded by the coding sequence ATGCTAATCGCGTTCGACTTCGACGGGACGCTCTCGGACTCGGAGATGACGGTGTTGCTCGGGAAACGGAACGGCACCGCACAGGACATGGCCGACATCACCGAGCGGGCGATGAACGACGAGATCGAGTACGCGGAGAGCCTGCGCCAGCGCTGTGCGCTGCTCGAAGACCTGCCCGACGAGGAAGCGCAGGCGGCCTTCGACGAGGTGGAGCTGCGCCCCGGCGCGGGCGAGGTCATCGAAGCGCTGCGCGAGGCAGGCCACTACGTCGCCGTCCTCACCGGCGGGTTCGAACGCGGCGTCGAGGCCGCACTCGCGAAGGAAGGCGTCGAAGTCGACGCCATCGTCGCCAACCGCCTCCCCGTCGCCGACGGGAAACTCACCGGCGAGGTCGAGGGGCCGCTCATCGAGGGGACGAAAGACGACGCGCTGGAAGTGGCGACGGCCATCACCGGCGAGGACCGCGACCGGACCGTCGCGGTCGGCGACGGCGCGAACGACCTCCCGATGCTGGAGGTCGCCGAGCTCGCGATCGGGTTCGAACCGAAGCCGGCCGTCGCGCCCTCGTGTGACGTGACCGTTTCGACGATGGAGGAACTGTACGACCTCCTCGAAGAACGGGATATCCTCTGA
- a CDS encoding cation diffusion facilitator family transporter yields the protein MAGSKSVVLAALVANGAIAVLKFFGFLLTGSAAMLSETYHSISDTGNQVFLLIGIRYSGRDPDRNHPFGYGKAQFFYSFLVSVLLFGIAGWESAKHGYNELTSGGHGGGEHAGEAVEFLFFSFQPPAWLDPLMVNYTVLIGAFVFEAYALVKARAEMRRQMNRNDWGSYREAFRKTSDVTTLTALTEDTIALSGIVIALTGLFLEQQTGNPVFDRLSALLIGIMLMGFAVALAWENKRLLLGESLPKSENDRLREVIRSDEHVAEIIDFRTIYFGPNEVILSADVAFVKGLSTTEIDDAITAIEDELQATNEDIRKIYIEPEISDQP from the coding sequence ATGGCAGGCAGTAAATCAGTCGTCCTCGCCGCCCTCGTCGCCAACGGAGCCATCGCCGTCCTGAAGTTCTTCGGCTTCCTGCTGACCGGGAGCGCCGCGATGCTCTCGGAAACGTACCACAGCATCTCCGACACCGGCAATCAGGTGTTCCTCCTCATCGGCATCCGCTACAGCGGCCGAGACCCCGACCGAAACCACCCGTTTGGCTACGGGAAGGCACAGTTCTTCTACAGCTTCCTCGTCTCAGTCCTCCTGTTCGGTATCGCCGGGTGGGAGAGCGCCAAGCACGGCTACAACGAACTGACCAGCGGCGGACACGGCGGCGGCGAGCACGCCGGCGAAGCCGTCGAGTTCCTCTTCTTCAGTTTCCAGCCCCCGGCGTGGCTCGACCCGCTGATGGTCAACTACACGGTCCTGATCGGCGCGTTCGTCTTCGAGGCGTACGCGCTGGTGAAAGCCCGCGCCGAGATGCGACGGCAGATGAACCGCAACGACTGGGGGAGCTACCGGGAGGCGTTCCGCAAGACCAGCGACGTGACGACGCTGACGGCGCTGACCGAGGACACGATCGCGCTGTCGGGCATCGTCATCGCCCTCACAGGGCTGTTCTTGGAACAGCAGACCGGCAACCCGGTCTTCGACCGGCTCTCGGCGCTGCTCATCGGTATCATGCTCATGGGCTTCGCCGTGGCCCTGGCGTGGGAGAACAAGCGCCTCCTGTTGGGCGAGAGCCTCCCGAAGTCGGAGAACGACCGCCTGCGTGAGGTCATCCGCAGCGACGAGCACGTCGCCGAGATAATCGACTTCCGGACGATCTACTTCGGGCCCAACGAGGTGATCCTCTCTGCGGACGTGGCGTTCGTCAAAGGGCTCAGCACGACCGAGATCGACGACGCCATCACCGCCATCGAGGACGAGCTGCAGGCGACTAACGAGGACATCAGAAAGATATACATCGAGCCCGAAATCAGCGATCAGCCGTAG
- a CDS encoding ATP-dependent DNA helicase — protein sequence MATTDDGYLRFFPYDQPYDHQREAMSTIYDALDEGRDVLFEGACGTGKTLASLVPALEHARETGKTVVITTNVHQQMRQFVEDARAITRKERLRAVVFRGKGSMCHIDVDYEECQALRDTTRELVDVEEDIAALERREGELLEEGQAGSSEAMDARNAVVDELRDLQEQQEELREERSVCEHYYRNLTENTEEFYAWLYDDVRTPDDVYEYAEQQGMCGYELLKEGMDGVDLVVCNYHHLLDPTIREQFFRWLGRDPEDVVAVFDEAHNVESAARDHARRTLTENTLDQALDELDGVEDSRAPNAANVLETFRDALVETYEDSFGFGDREAVDDRWEDVTVANDDRKDDLTLSFLQGYTGPGFPEEVDKAVDLGRDLDARYEEEFKDGKRDTRKECQTLQAATFLAEWLAESDDAGQYPVASVRRDESSGDVYGRAELYTCIPEEVTRDLFEDLHASVLMSATLRPFDVTEDVVGLSDPVTMAYGAQFPEERRRTYSVDGPALFSSERDDPETQRTIARTLEDVIRFTPGNTLVFCPSYSEAERYHDMVAVSGTRYLDEPGKQAHDLREAFTDGDDGVLFTSLWGTLGEGVSYDGDDARTVVVVGVPYPHLDDRMEAVQDAYGTAFADDADAEEAGWRYAVEIPTVRKTRQALGRVVRSPEDFGARILLDTRYTQGAEMEMHDYAVRGTFPPEERSEMVDVAPDKLKFALLNFYQDMRAYDGPPPKP from the coding sequence GTGGCGACGACCGACGACGGCTACCTCCGCTTTTTCCCGTACGATCAGCCGTACGACCACCAGCGAGAGGCGATGTCGACTATCTACGACGCCTTAGACGAGGGCCGTGACGTCCTCTTCGAGGGTGCGTGTGGCACCGGCAAGACGCTGGCCTCGCTGGTCCCGGCGCTCGAACACGCCCGCGAGACGGGCAAGACCGTCGTCATCACGACGAACGTCCACCAGCAGATGCGCCAGTTCGTCGAGGACGCCCGCGCGATCACGCGGAAGGAGCGCCTCCGCGCGGTCGTCTTCCGCGGCAAGGGGTCGATGTGTCACATCGACGTGGACTACGAGGAGTGTCAGGCCCTGCGGGACACGACCCGCGAACTCGTCGACGTCGAGGAAGACATCGCGGCCCTCGAACGCCGCGAGGGCGAACTCTTAGAAGAGGGACAGGCTGGCAGCAGCGAGGCGATGGACGCTCGCAACGCCGTCGTCGACGAACTGCGCGACCTGCAGGAGCAGCAGGAAGAACTCCGCGAGGAGCGCTCCGTCTGTGAGCACTACTACCGAAACCTCACCGAGAACACCGAGGAGTTCTACGCGTGGCTCTACGACGACGTGCGCACGCCCGACGACGTCTACGAGTACGCCGAGCAGCAGGGGATGTGCGGGTACGAACTGCTCAAGGAGGGGATGGACGGCGTCGACCTCGTGGTGTGTAACTACCACCACCTGCTGGACCCGACCATCCGCGAGCAGTTCTTCCGCTGGCTCGGCCGGGACCCCGAGGACGTCGTCGCCGTCTTCGACGAGGCTCACAACGTCGAGTCGGCGGCGCGCGACCACGCCCGGCGCACGCTCACCGAGAACACGCTGGACCAGGCGCTGGACGAACTGGACGGCGTCGAGGACTCGCGCGCGCCCAACGCTGCCAACGTCCTCGAGACGTTCCGCGACGCGCTGGTCGAGACCTACGAGGACTCCTTCGGCTTCGGCGACCGCGAGGCGGTCGACGACCGCTGGGAGGACGTCACCGTCGCCAACGACGATCGGAAGGACGACCTGACGCTTTCCTTCCTGCAGGGATACACCGGCCCCGGCTTCCCCGAAGAGGTCGACAAAGCGGTCGACCTCGGCCGGGACCTGGACGCCCGCTACGAGGAGGAGTTCAAAGACGGGAAACGCGACACCCGCAAGGAGTGTCAGACCCTGCAGGCGGCGACGTTCCTCGCCGAGTGGCTGGCCGAGTCCGACGACGCCGGCCAGTACCCCGTCGCGAGCGTCCGCCGGGACGAGAGCAGCGGCGACGTCTACGGCCGCGCCGAGCTGTACACCTGCATCCCCGAGGAAGTGACCCGCGACCTCTTCGAGGACTTACACGCCTCGGTGCTGATGAGCGCGACGTTGCGCCCCTTCGACGTGACCGAGGACGTGGTCGGCCTCTCGGACCCGGTGACGATGGCCTACGGCGCGCAGTTCCCCGAGGAGCGCCGCCGGACGTACTCCGTCGACGGTCCCGCGCTCTTTTCGAGCGAACGCGACGACCCCGAGACCCAGCGGACCATCGCGCGCACCTTGGAGGACGTCATCCGCTTTACCCCCGGAAATACGCTCGTCTTCTGTCCCTCCTACAGCGAGGCCGAGCGCTACCACGACATGGTCGCCGTCAGCGGCACGCGCTATCTCGACGAACCCGGCAAACAGGCGCACGACCTCCGCGAAGCGTTCACCGACGGCGACGATGGCGTCCTCTTTACCTCGCTGTGGGGCACCCTCGGGGAGGGTGTGAGCTACGACGGCGACGACGCCCGCACCGTCGTCGTGGTCGGCGTCCCCTACCCCCATCTCGACGACCGAATGGAAGCCGTTCAGGACGCCTACGGGACCGCCTTCGCCGACGACGCGGACGCAGAAGAGGCCGGCTGGCGCTACGCCGTCGAGATCCCGACCGTTCGAAAGACCAGACAGGCCCTCGGTCGGGTGGTCCGCTCGCCCGAGGACTTCGGCGCTCGCATCCTCTTAGACACGCGCTACACGCAGGGAGCCGAGATGGAGATGCACGACTACGCGGTCCGCGGGACGTTCCCGCCCGAGGAGCGCAGCGAGATGGTCGACGTCGCCCCGGACAAGCTCAAGTTCGCGCTGTTGAACTTCTATCAGGACATGCGGGCGTACGACGGGCCGCCGCCGAAGCCGTAG
- a CDS encoding class I SAM-dependent methyltransferase, producing MSDLPETDAFGAMCLDYHERGDAFEAVERDDGLLELPGGPEVYFERPEEWEALDRTAIEWAEGRVLDAGCGPGRHALALQERGHDVTGIDRSPGALRVARDRGVADARILDVADVGELNQRFDAVVMLGNNFGLVGSAERAPAVLGSLAAVTTDDATLVAASMDPRITDREVHLDYHERNRERGRLPGRVRIRTRYRQYVGEWHDYLHVAPETMRDLVADTVWSVEGVEQDGPKYVARLEKSA from the coding sequence ATGTCCGACCTCCCCGAGACCGACGCGTTCGGCGCGATGTGTCTCGACTACCACGAGCGCGGTGACGCCTTCGAGGCGGTCGAGCGAGACGACGGTCTGCTGGAACTGCCCGGTGGACCGGAAGTGTACTTCGAACGGCCCGAGGAGTGGGAGGCACTCGACCGCACCGCCATCGAGTGGGCCGAGGGCCGCGTCCTCGACGCGGGCTGTGGCCCCGGCCGCCACGCGCTGGCGTTGCAGGAGCGCGGCCACGACGTGACGGGTATCGACCGCTCGCCGGGGGCGCTCCGAGTCGCCCGAGATCGCGGCGTCGCGGACGCTCGAATCCTGGACGTCGCCGACGTCGGGGAATTGAACCAGCGATTCGACGCCGTCGTCATGCTCGGCAACAACTTCGGACTGGTCGGGAGCGCCGAGCGAGCGCCCGCCGTCCTCGGTAGTCTCGCCGCCGTGACCACCGACGACGCCACGCTCGTCGCCGCCAGCATGGACCCGAGGATCACCGATAGAGAGGTGCATCTAGACTATCACGAGCGAAATCGCGAACGGGGCCGACTCCCGGGCCGGGTCCGCATCAGGACCCGCTACCGGCAGTACGTCGGCGAGTGGCACGACTACCTCCACGTCGCCCCCGAGACGATGCGGGATCTGGTCGCCGACACCGTCTGGTCCGTCGAAGGGGTCGAACAGGACGGACCGAAGTACGTGGCTCGACTGGAGAAGTCGGCGTAG
- a CDS encoding aminopeptidase, translated as MDPRIREHAEVVVDHSVDLSEGDDVVIDAHPVAEDLVVALHELAADRGANPLVVQDRLGERYQRAFLRNREEFETPGHVEALYDAMDAYIAIRGNANVTETSDVDPETNAAYQQAQQPLLAERLSKTWNLTQYPAAANAQLAQMSTEGYENFVWDAVNKDWDAVREHQSQMVDILDPADEVRIVSGDTTDVTMSVAGNPTLNDYGEKNLPGGEVFTAPVADSVEGEVLFDKPLYHQGREVTDVYLDFEGGEVVDHSAGKNEEVLTEVLETDDGANRLGELGIGMNRDIDRFTYNMLFDEKMGDTVHMAVGRAYEDTVGEDNEQNDSAVHVDMIVDMSEDSRIEVDGEVVQRDGTFEFEDGFEG; from the coding sequence ATGGACCCGCGCATCCGCGAACACGCAGAAGTCGTCGTCGACCACTCCGTCGATCTGAGCGAGGGCGACGACGTCGTCATCGACGCCCACCCCGTCGCCGAGGACCTCGTCGTCGCGCTGCACGAACTCGCCGCCGACCGCGGCGCGAACCCCCTCGTCGTCCAGGACCGACTCGGCGAGCGCTATCAGCGCGCCTTCCTCCGCAACCGCGAGGAGTTCGAGACGCCCGGCCACGTCGAGGCGCTCTACGACGCGATGGACGCCTACATCGCCATCCGGGGCAACGCGAACGTCACCGAGACCAGCGACGTGGACCCCGAAACGAACGCGGCCTACCAGCAGGCTCAGCAGCCCTTACTGGCCGAGCGCCTCTCGAAGACGTGGAACCTCACGCAGTACCCGGCGGCCGCCAACGCCCAGCTCGCGCAGATGTCCACCGAGGGCTACGAGAACTTCGTCTGGGACGCCGTCAACAAGGACTGGGACGCGGTCCGAGAACACCAGTCACAGATGGTCGACATTCTCGACCCCGCCGACGAGGTGCGCATCGTCTCGGGCGATACGACCGACGTGACGATGTCCGTCGCCGGCAACCCGACGCTCAACGACTACGGCGAGAAGAACCTCCCCGGCGGCGAGGTGTTCACCGCGCCCGTCGCCGACAGCGTCGAGGGCGAGGTGCTGTTCGACAAGCCGCTCTACCACCAGGGCCGCGAGGTCACGGACGTCTACCTCGACTTCGAGGGCGGCGAGGTCGTCGACCACAGCGCCGGCAAGAACGAGGAAGTACTCACCGAGGTGCTGGAGACCGACGACGGCGCGAACCGACTGGGCGAACTCGGCATCGGGATGAACCGCGACATCGACCGGTTCACATACAACATGCTGTTCGACGAGAAGATGGGCGACACCGTCCACATGGCCGTCGGCCGCGCCTACGAGGACACCGTCGGCGAGGACAACGAACAGAACGACTCGGCCGTTCACGTCGACATGATCGTCGACATGAGCGAGGACTCGCGTATTGAAGTGGACGGCGAAGTGGTCCAGCGGGACGGGACGTTCGAGTTCGAGGACGGGTTCGAGGGCTGA
- a CDS encoding metallophosphoesterase yields the protein MLTVISDTHGTDGHRLEGETLAAVREADRVVHAGDFTTETVLDAVESETTALTAVYGNNDTRGVRGRLTDVATLSWAGLTVLVVHGHEHTETALSMLARQEDADVVVVGHSHRPELAELDGRLLVNPGSYADPRRYEPAHAELDVEDGRLTVRLRSPDGTTVSSITRKR from the coding sequence ATGCTCACCGTTATCTCTGACACGCACGGGACCGACGGCCATCGCTTGGAAGGCGAGACGCTCGCGGCCGTCCGCGAGGCCGACCGCGTCGTCCACGCCGGCGACTTCACCACCGAGACCGTGCTCGACGCCGTCGAATCGGAAACGACAGCGCTCACGGCGGTGTACGGCAACAACGACACGCGAGGGGTCCGAGGCCGACTCACCGACGTCGCGACGCTTTCGTGGGCGGGACTGACGGTTCTCGTCGTCCACGGCCACGAACACACCGAGACGGCGCTCTCGATGCTCGCCCGACAGGAGGACGCCGACGTGGTCGTCGTCGGTCACTCGCACCGACCCGAACTCGCCGAACTGGACGGCCGACTGCTCGTCAACCCCGGGAGCTACGCCGACCCGCGGCGGTACGAACCGGCACACGCGGAACTCGACGTCGAGGACGGGCGTCTCACCGTTCGATTGCGTTCGCCCGACGGGACGACCGTCTCCTCGATAACGCGAAAGCGGTGA
- a CDS encoding bile acid:sodium symporter family protein, whose product MSNSPLARVAALVDEWLLLWVVLAVLVGVAVPSIGALSRLSTPILAVMIGSVSLTLSPERFREVRGRAVLAILLAQTAMPLLGFAIASALSLSPALTAGFVVVGAVTPELVTPTMTELGGGDTALATTALLLVGLGTLAVVPGATTALLGASVTVDAVAIVEQLLLAVVLPMTLAVSLRSRWPERIGAYDDLYPSVSGVMVVLLVGIVTASNASLVRGGGVTLLVVAGGAVALNCTGYALGWTVGARLTRPERIATALSVGMRDFAVAAAILVGAGFPPAATLPAVAFGIVEMATSAGLAKWFGRAR is encoded by the coding sequence ATGTCGAACTCCCCCCTCGCCCGCGTCGCCGCGCTCGTCGACGAGTGGCTCCTGCTCTGGGTCGTTCTCGCGGTTCTCGTCGGGGTGGCCGTCCCCTCTATTGGCGCGCTTTCCCGGCTATCGACGCCGATTCTGGCGGTCATGATCGGATCGGTGTCACTGACGCTCTCGCCAGAGCGGTTCCGGGAGGTCCGAGGTCGCGCGGTGCTCGCCATCTTGCTCGCACAGACGGCGATGCCGCTTCTCGGGTTCGCGATCGCGTCCGCGCTCTCCCTGTCGCCGGCGCTGACCGCGGGGTTCGTGGTCGTCGGAGCGGTGACGCCGGAGCTGGTCACGCCGACGATGACGGAACTCGGTGGCGGCGATACGGCGCTGGCGACGACGGCGCTCCTCCTCGTCGGACTCGGCACGCTCGCGGTGGTCCCCGGCGCGACGACGGCGCTGCTGGGCGCGTCCGTCACGGTCGACGCCGTCGCCATCGTCGAGCAACTGCTGCTCGCCGTCGTCCTGCCGATGACGCTGGCCGTTTCGCTCCGGTCTCGGTGGCCGGAGCGTATCGGCGCGTACGACGACCTCTACCCGTCCGTCTCCGGCGTCATGGTCGTCCTCCTCGTCGGTATCGTCACCGCGTCGAACGCGTCGCTCGTCCGCGGCGGCGGCGTGACGCTGCTCGTCGTCGCGGGCGGCGCGGTCGCCCTCAACTGCACCGGCTACGCCCTCGGCTGGACCGTCGGGGCTCGGCTCACCCGGCCGGAACGCATCGCGACCGCCCTCTCGGTTGGAATGCGGGACTTCGCGGTCGCCGCCGCGATCCTCGTCGGCGCGGGCTTTCCCCCGGCGGCGACGCTCCCCGCGGTCGCGTTCGGTATCGTCGAGATGGCCACCAGCGCCGGACTGGCGAAGTGGTTCGGCAGGGCGCGGTGA